Proteins from a genomic interval of Plasmodium reichenowi strain SY57 chromosome 13, whole genome shotgun sequence:
- a CDS encoding putative membrane protein (conserved Plasmodium membrane protein, unknown function): MEKTQENRVVETGQSLSKDSHFFFGEGGTIVRLLIIVVDIIMLINLLVDINISCGGYLRLWVIGALLLSFFLFSFIERIQRHLKENKGFFSEIVLMLICFLWTFFGTIQINKSGACQKNAPNIFWTVFTLVTIIWCSIIGLILSLMIITIGSFFIVRSKLAKI; this comes from the exons atggagAAAACTCAAGAAAATAGGGTTGTTGAGACTGGACAAAGTTTGAGCAAGGACagtcattttttttttggag agGGG GGTACCATAGTACGACTTCTAATTATTGTTGTGGATATTATAATGTTGATTAATTTATTAGTAGACATTAACATAAGCTGTGGTGGATATTTAc GCCTTTGGGTTATAGGAGCTCTCCTATta agtttttttttattttctttcattGAAAGAATTCAAAGACATTTAAAGGAAAACAAAGGA TTTTTCTCTGAGATTGTTTTAATGCTTATATGTTTTCTATGGACATTTTTTGGGACTATTCAA ATTAATAAATCTGGTGCTTGCCAGAAAAATGCACCTAACATATTTTGGACTGTGTTTACATTAGTTACCATTATTTg GTGTTCTATAATTGGACTAATTTTAAGTCTTATGATTATAACAATA gggtccttttttattgttCGTTCGAAATTGGCAAAAATATAA